A region from the Pelobates fuscus isolate aPelFus1 chromosome 3, aPelFus1.pri, whole genome shotgun sequence genome encodes:
- the LOC134601707 gene encoding zona pellucida sperm-binding protein 4-like encodes MGWSSGVAVIVAVCCFTLVCKAHGFWDELPNLECGSTNLKISFPSKDTHFVLRALDHKGKARILRNNSACGVWVTQQPGSSVKVGATYDGCYVKEMNGDHVMTIILEEAVNGKTQHNKKDIKCPIMSAMDAPAPSMCAAVARQDRLSCAQQSVSRDVCEGLGCCFTPGDSAMPCYFGKPLTAQCTANSSVTVAISTELTTPSLIFGSVHVLNVNQTSCPGLQTMKSNAFIAFSFPLSCGSMNRVPGSTIQYENTIEATRDIRTWGAASITRDSTMRVTVRCTYSRTGVAPLQVQVFTLPPPLPVSTTGPLLLEMRIARDQQYSSYYVAGDYPVTRVLRDPVYLEVRILQRTDPNLVLILNDCWANPSPDETQQPQWPIFVKSCPFPGDNYLTQLIPLGASSRAIPFPTHYNHFSISTFTFVDGRTQLALRGLVYFHCSASVCVPSASDSCMTSCVPRKRRMIEKLNPEEAMKIISSDGPVNFIAAKPDSIKMEDNDSNSGLTLAGGAATASVILTITVVTSIWIYHRKNAPKAYTVET; translated from the exons ATGGGGTGGTCTAGTGGTGTGGCTGTTATAGTTGCTGTTTGCTGTTTTACTTTAGTTTGTAAGGCACATGGATTTTGGGATGAGCTGCCCAATTTGGAATGTGGATCCACAAACTTAAAGATTTCCTTTCCTTCAAAAGATACTCATTTTGTTCTGAGGGCTCTAG ACCACAAAGGAAAGGCTCGTATTCTCCGCAACAACTCAGCATGTGGTGTTTGGGTGACCCAGCAACCAGGTAGTTCTGTTAAGGTTGGAGCAACTTATGATGGGTGCTATGTAAAAGAAATG AATGGAGACCATGTGATGACTATAATCCTGGAAGAAGCTGTTAATGGAAAAACTCAACACAATAAAAAGGATATTAAGTGTCCCATCATGTCAG CTATGGATGCTCCTGCACCCAGCATGTGTGCTGCTGTGGCAAGACAAGATAGGCTGTCCTGTGCTCAACAAAGTGTGTCAAGGGATGTCTGTGAAGGCCTTGGTTGCTGTTTTACTCCTGGTGATTCTGCAATGCCCTGCTACTTTGGAAAACCAT tgactgCTCAATGCACAGCTAACAGCAGTGTTACAGTAGCAATTTCCACTGAGCTGACCACGCCATCACTGATCTTTGGTTCGGTTCATGTTCTCAATGTGAATCAAACATCTTGCCCTGGATTGCAGACAATGAAGAGCAACGCATTCATAGCTTTCAGCTTTCCACTGTCTTGTGGGTCCATGAATCGG GTACCTGGGAGCACAATTCAATATGAGAACACAATTGAGGCAACACGAGACATAAGGACCTGGGGTGCAGCTTCTATTACAAGGGACAGTACTATGAG GGTCACTGTGCGCTGCACCTATTCCAGAACAGGTGTTGCACCACTGCAAGTTCAGGTATTCACTCTTCCACCACCTCTTCCAGTCTCCACTACTGGACCCCTTCTCCTGGAAATGAGGATTGCCCGAG ACCAACAGTACTCTTCATATTATGTTGCTGGTGACTACCCTGTAACGAGAGTGCTCCGAGATCCAGTCTACTTGGAAGTCCGCATTCTTCAAAGGACTGATCCTAATCTGGTTCTGATCTTGAATGACTGCTGGGCTAATCCCTCTCCTGACGAGACACAACAGCCTCAGTGGCCCATCTTTGTGAAAAG CTGCCCCTTTCCTGGCGACAACTACCTCACACAGCTTATTCCTCTTGGCGCTTCATCTCGGGCAATTCCATTCCCAACCCATTACAACCACTTTTCAATCAGCACCTTCACATTTGTGGATGGAAGAACCCAGCTTGCACTTAGAGGACTG GTGTATTTTCACTGCAGTGCCTCGGTGTGTGTCCCATCTGCATCAGACTCCTGCATGACTTCTTGTGTGCCCAGAAAGA GGAGAATGATTGAGAAGCTAAATCCAGAAGAAGCTATGAAGATAATCTCCTCTGATGGACCAGTAAACTTCATCGCTGCAAAACCTGATTCCATTAAAATGGAAG ataaTGACTCAAACTCTGGTTTGACACTGGCTGGAGGGGCAGCAACTGCATCTGTAATTCTGACTATAACTGTTGTAACTAGCATCTGGATTTACCATAGAAAAAATGCTCCCAAAGCCTACACTGTAGAAACTTAA